Proteins from a single region of Rhea pennata isolate bPtePen1 chromosome 6, bPtePen1.pri, whole genome shotgun sequence:
- the LOC134142374 gene encoding UDP-glucuronosyltransferase 1A9-like, whose product MDGSHWLSMRQVVKKLTERGHEVVVIIPEVSWQMGMTEAHTVKTYPVSYTLEELDSAFHEYILSHLKGLPFLQKALALYNSSIAIFKVFFSQCKGLFSNKEMMQYLNQSDFDALLTDPIFMCGATVANYFSLPSIFFMRGFPCGLHYTATQCPNPLSYVPRLFTFNSDHMTFFQRVENALIAILELGYCNGLYAEATKFSSEVLQRDVSLLDLLNSASIWLLRFDYVFEYARPVMPNMIFVGGVNCVQKKPLSKVCSFSPDYTFSNEM is encoded by the coding sequence ATGGATGGAAGTCACTGGCTTAGCATGCGCCAAGTAGTGAAAAAGCTCACAGAAAGAGGACATGAAGTGGTGGTGATTATACCAGAAGTAAGCTGGCAGATGGGAATGACAGAGGCACACACTGTGAAAACATATCCAGTGTCTTACACATTAGAAGAACTGGATAGTGCCTTTCATGAATATATTCTTTCTCACTTGAAGGGTCTGCCTTTCCTACAGAAAGCTCTGGCACTGTATAACAGCTCTATAGCCATTttcaaggtatttttttctcagtgtaaGGGCCTGTTCAGCAACAAAGAAATGATGCAGTACTTGAATCAAAGTGACTTTGATGCTCTCCTAACAGATCCTATTTTTATGTGTGGAGCAACAGttgctaattatttttcactcccctccatcttcttcatgagAGGATTTCCTTGTGGTTTACACTATACGGCAACTCAGTGCCCAAACCCTCTGTCATATGTCCCAAGACTATTTACATTTAACTCAGACCACATGACTTTCTTCCAGAGAGTGGAAAATGCACTGATTGCAATCCTGGAGCTTGGGTACTGTAATGGTTTATATGCAGAGGCGACAAAGTTTTCCTCTGAAGTTCTTCAAAGGGATGTATCCCTCTTAGACCTTCTAAACTCTGCTTCCATTTGGCTGCTGAGATTTGACTATGTGTTTGAATATGCCAGACCAGTGATGCCCAATATGATCTTTGTTGGAGGTGTAAACTGTGTTCAGAAGAAACCACTGTCAAAGGTATGCTCTTTTTCTCCAGATTATACATTTTCCAATGAAATGTGA
- the LOC134142376 gene encoding UDP-glucuronosyltransferase 1A1-like has product MWRYRVNDGLVLLLSFWSLAEAGKLLVVPQDGSHWLSMRVVVEKLWERGHDIVAVIPEASLLMKSSENFTVKTYSVPYTQESLDRYYHSIGKDCFLNLPLLEKIASLLKNISEITTMFSSTCRHLLYDEELMKHLQDSNFDAVMMDPVLPCGPIVAEFLSLPSVYFMRGLPCGLDYKAAQCPSPSSFVPRFFTSSSDHMTFTERVKNLLLGFSEHLLCYLLYSKYENLASEFLHRDVTVLELFSTASIWLMRYDFVFEYPRPIMPNMVYVGGINCKQKKPLPKVSHFLG; this is encoded by the coding sequence ATGTGGAGGTACCGGGTAAATGATGGTCTTgttcttcttctgtctttctggaGTTTGGCAGAAGCTGGGAAGCTCTTGGTTGTGCCTCAAGATGGAAGTCATTGGCTTAGCATGCGTGTGGTTGTGGAAAAACTCTGGGAAAGGGGACACGATATTGTTGCAGTAATTCCGGAAGCCTCTTTGCTCATGAAGAGCTCAGAAAATTTCACCGTCAAAACATATTCTGTGCCTTACACACAGGAATCTTTGGATAGATATTACCATTCCATTGGTAAAGATTGTTTTCTTAACCTTCCCCTTCTAGAAAAAATTGCAAGTTTACTCAAAAATATATCGGAAATAACCACCATGTTCTCTTCTACCTGTCGGCATCTTCTATATGATGAAGAGCTAATGAAACACCTCCAGGATAGCAACTTTGATGCTGTTATGATGGATCCTGTGTTGCCTTGTGGACCAATTGTTGCTGaatttctctccctcccttcagtGTACTTCATGCGTGGTCTTCCTTGTGGCTTAGACTACAAAGCTGCCCAGTGTCCTAGTCCTTCTTCTTTTGTGCCAAGATTTTTCACATCCAGTTCAGACCACATGACATTTACAGAGCGTGTGAAAAACCTCCTGTTAGGTTTTTCAGAGCATTTACTTTGTTATCTGTTATACTCAAAATATGAGAACTTAGCATCTGAGTTTCTTCACAGAGATGTAACAGTACTGGAACTGTTTAGCACAGCATCCATTTGGCTGATGAGATATGACTTTGTTTTCGAGTATCCACGCCCAATAATGCCTAATATGGTCTATGTTGGAGGCATCAACTGTAAGCAGAAGAAACCATTACCAAAGGTTAGTCACTTTTTAGGTTGA
- the LOC134142375 gene encoding UDP-glucuronosyltransferase 1-6-like yields MPLPFLRFYQCAVIFLLLTSSLIFADGGKILVIPQDGSHWLSMRPLVEKLQQNGHEAVVLVPSTSLYMKQEHQNYTVKVYPIPYAHEHLTLTLKSFINDHFIEQSVLNIIITMYQSMLKIFMFFFTNCKSLLHNKDLMQELRESKFDVVLTDPVLICGPIIAEYLSVPSVYFLRGFPCGMDFEATQCPNPPSYVPRLFLNNSDRMTFVQRLKNLLVRILELIYCQPLFRPFEELAREILQQKVTATDLLSRASVWLIRYDFALEFPRPVMPNMVFIGGINCGQKKKLSQV; encoded by the coding sequence ATGCCTCTTCCATTTCTACGATTTTACCAATGTGCTgtgatatttcttcttctgacaTCATCTTTAATCTTTGCTGATGGCGGAAAGATCCTAGTGATACCTCAGGATGGAAGTCACTGGCTCAGCATGCGCCCGTTAGTCgaaaaacttcagcaaaatgGACATGAAGCTGTTGTGTTAGTACCATCAACAAGTTTGTATATGAAGCAAGAGCATCAGAATTATACAGTGAAAGTGTATCCAATACCTTATGCTCATGAACACTTAACTCTTACACTCAAGTCATTTATTAATGACCATTTTATCGAACAATCTGTTTTgaatattattattacaatGTATCAAAGCATGTTAaaaattttcatgttcttttttacCAATTGTAAGAGCCTTTTACACAACAAAGACTTGATGCAGGAGTTGAGAGAGAGCAAATTTGATGTGGTTCTTACAGATCCAGTTCTGATATGTGGACCGATAATTGCTGAGTATCTTTCAGTTCCTTCTGTCTACTTCCTGAGGGGTTTTCCCTGTGGGATGGATTTTGAAGCGACCCAGTGTCCAAATCCTCCTTCCTATGTCCCTAGATTATTCCTGAATAATTCAGATCGCATGACATTTGTTCAACGTTTGAAGAACTTGCTGGTCAGGATACTGGAGCTTATTTACTGTCAGCCTCTATTTAGACCTTTTGAAGAACTTGCACGTGAGATTCTTCAGCAGAAAGTGACTGCAACAGACCTTCTAAGCCGTGCATCTGTTTGGCTAATACGGTATGATTTTGCACTTGAGTTCCCAAGGCCAGTGATGCCAAACATGGTTTTTATTGGAGGGATAAACTGTGGTCAGAAGAAAAAACTGTCTCAGGTATga